The genomic stretch TTTTATATATctctatttttcaaattacCCATTTGATTTCCTCACACTTTCCACAGGTAGATGAAGCATAGTATGAAAGAAATggatatataattttgtgtatAGTATCCCATTATACCATCAAAATGTGTAAGAACgatatttcatacattttctcATCGCGTAtctaatttcatattatatttaacttgaCCGAATTTCACTCTTACACTTTCACGTATTCGCGTGTGATCAAAATAAGATTAGTAATTATATAGTGAgagtataaacaataaaaatctattaagcGACCTACTCGTTGATATCTTTTGTACGGGGTTTTATTACATTCGCAGATACCACAGACACACGATAATTTTGAGCGTTGTGAGAAATAAGACGTTATTCTGACAGAGTAAGAAATGTTTGAACTAAGATCGGTAACCACGCCTTACAGCTGACATGGAAATTGGCATGCCATATAGGtgtacaaaacaaaacatggACCGCCGAAGCTGGAGGGCTCCAGGAAGAAGAAACGTTGGAAGGCCATAAAAGCGATGGTCTAACGAAATTATGGTCTAATAGAGGAAGCAAAGAACAGATCCAAATGGAATGTATGGTATACAcgaagtaatataaataacaataagtcACGAAAAAAATTAGTGGCCGTTACATATAATctataagaataaataaatcttaatatatataaattacgtgtcacgttgtttgtccgctatggactcctaaactaccgaaccgatattaatcaaatttgcacaccgtgtgtagtttgatccaacttaaaagataggataggttacatctcaatttatacccgcaatattattttattgcaaaatatttgttcattatttgatagtcacaattctaacagatggcgctgtgttgaaagtaccaagtaccaacgtttcacataagctacaatttaatgccATATTCACCTAAAAATCATGGGGGGACCACCATGATGACTGGTGTTCTGCTAcggtttcccttgaatagtttgctattatgtaatatataacaaaaatcttagccacagcaacgattggccggtctgctagtaatatatataagtgttAACATCGATATGAATACTGCAATATATgtacaatttaaatgtttttacttactttaaatttaaaaaaaatctatttacgCTTGCCTTTAGTCGTCtagttaaaaaatgttttagttgCATATAAATGTATACTAATAACTTGTTTCTTGTATACACGCACAGGTATACGCTATGAGTCAATAAAGGTCGTGAACATCCTGCGGGGACCTGTTTACCTTGCAATGCCGACCAACGTCCCAGACCAAAAATAGGGCTACCACTAAAACAAACTATTTATCTCGTATCgacctaaatataaaaatttaattcaaatattttggtTCTAGCTTAAAGTATGTATGGTGGCATgttttgtatggatatgtttaaataaaactctttgtttgaagctgggtaacaACTGGCTTTAGTGGTAAAAAACATGGGCTTATatctaacataaaattaagggTAGTGTGAcgctaacaaaaactaatttgGCTCACCTAAGGGTAATTAATCTAAGGATTTCATTCAAGATTCAATACAAGTGTAGTCAAACTTcatggacattatcggaaacaagaatattgtattacaatttaagaGGCTCCATATTGTGCATGGGCATGTGTTTTTGATGCCATGTGTGCGACGATGGCTATCATTTGGTTTTCgcttctatttatttactcaAAATAACGTAACATTAATAAcattaggttacataactcctgccatgattaaaaaaacgtgtctaagtatttttcatttatttaatagtgtgattgtataaaaaatatactttagaaATTTATAAGAGGTAACCCTAGCCGCAACTCCCAGTACGCACACATGTATACGGAACAGAAACAGGCGCAGGCGCAGGATACAACGCACATGGCCCCATCAAGGTTACTTCAATCCCTTTGTCAAGGGCTATATTACTTACATATGTCATAAgactgtttattttatatttacttctATTACGATAAAGTAAGGTTTTGTACATTATAAAGATCCTCCAATCTCCTTCTCAAACAGTGCTAagatacaattaataattatagagCACTTTCTAAGGTGCACATTGGAAGATAGTAGAGAAGATGAGagacaaatggaagaatttAGGTGgtgtacttttaaatataataacataaacttaatgtaattattattatactcgAATAAGACATAACAAAACAAGATCTTGAAGACTGTGGCAGATGACCTGTCTTTACCTATCATGAGGCATTTTGTGCGTACATTTTGTCGGTTTAGATCGACTAGTGTATAATATTAGCATTAGTCTGTAAGTTTATACTAACATAATGATGGATTATTTTAtctgaacaaataaaataaataaataaataacatttattactaacgaaacacacaaaagAATAATAGTCAAAAAGGAAACAACAAAAAGTAtggaaaaaaaaaggaataaggtACAATTTAAGTGTGAAATGTGTGCgtgctgtggttgtaactggcgCTGGCTTagcattatgctgtggagcagacgtATTCCACAGCGCttgtcattctgccagagaccagaACAACaggcaaaaaaagaaaaagaatgttataataaaagtacagaccaatttattttattatctaaataatattatagaaactaTCAGCCgtcatatactgttatagctTAACTGTCATTATAATTgaagttaaataatttcttagaaTGGAACAACAGCCACCTGTCGGGATCAGGTAGCATGCCATGCAATTTGATCGCAATCCATAACCTGTGATACAATGAAGGTTATCGACTGTTTATAAAGTTTCTCTCCTTACAGTGTCACGCGATGAAacgttgtaaaatatattaattggattagatttatttatattatcacttGCTACGGTACCTCTCTATcttcatccactttcatgacattcaAAGTATCGGTCCTTTAAACTTGTACCTCTAGTACCTTCTGGATTTGGTCCAGATATGTACGGCAAGGCCTACCCAACCAGACCTCCTGCTTACCTCCTGCAGACCTATGCTTCCTTGTATATTCTGTTATTTTGgattattagatataaatGTCGAACAGTCAGTAAAACTAAAACTGTCGTTGCACTATGGTCTCATGAATCATGATTTTgtacatacaatatttgactttacaaagattatttagctttttttattatttaggttaggtaggttaggtacTATGATTGATTAGCCATCCAAGCTCATTATTTATTCTAATACATATATCAAAAAGTTGTTACGTTGAATGAATACTTGGATATAAGAACTATTATTAGCCAATTTTCTAATGATTTTAACACCCATGTTGAAGATCCAGTCACAGAGTGGTTTCGAAAGCGGTAAGTAGCACAAAGGTGAACAATGATGAGAAATATGACATTAAAGTAGGTAAGCCAGAAGTCGTAAAAATATAGCTACTCTCATACTACATACATGTATTTCAGTATCTAGAATAAACTTGTTCAATCCTTATATTTGAGAATTTAAAAACCGTGATTTGTAAAATACcgcaaattcaaattataaaattttctttacgaGTTCAGCACGAATCCAGTAGTAGTATGTTTTACTActacaaacaaataaacctactttgacaaattttaaaacaataaataaataggataATGCTGCCAGAGTTTTTTAAAgtgtttaaatgaaatatgaatAAGTATGTTTTACGGACTTgtggaaataataaaattttatttatttccataaaCTCAATCCTGTCCTAACAGGTGACCCTTAATCGACAAGAATaaccaataaaaaatttacacacgaAACAAAAACCAaacatttattgaattaaaacacAAGATTAGAACGTAAAGACTAATAGTTCTTAAAATACGACTCTACGTTTATTTAGAGAATGGAGTTTTAGTTAATCCACCATAACGTATTACCcaacattatataatttactattaacAACGCACGTATTAGCCAATACCAATTATGAGTGAAAGGCCGGAAAATTGAAACGCGTAGGCAATCGCGAAAGGCGATCATATTAATGATCTGTGATTGGACAAGATTAGCAACACtttcaaataaaactatttgttttgtatgtgAAATAGGACATTAACGAATAGGGGATATGCGTCGACCACGTAATAGATAAATAAGCATGGCTGTCATCGAAAAATATGCGTAGTCTATGAAGTTTGACACTAGGCAAATATTAGCGTGTCCTTCCGCTAGTGTCTGTCCTCTATTTTATCTATTATCTGTGGACATGCTGACTTTGACAAGGCTACTAAggacacaaaataaaaaacagtattttagtccatattgtagatttttatgtaaatatatagaaagcaataaaattaaagtaatatatatgtaaattattcataaataggaaatagtaggtatttaataatgttattactcATATTTGTGTTGTCTTTGCTGTCTTAAAACTAACAATCGtatttcaacttttttttaattattatttttaccgaTTAATCTCCTTCGTGCCTTCTCCATCTACTCGACACTGGAGAAGTACCTTGTGCCCACTTGGCACAAATaaaagccattaaaaaaaaaaacagtatcaattaaattattttaataattgctaCAAGTCCAAATAAAAGtgatacttataaaataaacaaaatttgaagGCAGAAATCATGAAATAATcttgtataaatgtattagTAGAATAAATACAACGCTGATGCAACAATGTAACGTTAAAGTCAGGTAAGTCTAGGCACGAACTCACGTATAGAACTACAAAAAACGTCAACCATTTTTTGCCCCACTCCGGTTCAGAGCACATATCAAGCTGGAGActgatataaattatgtttgcGGAAAACCACGTTTTCAGCATCGTGCAATGCAGTGAGGCTTGACCAGGCAATATCCGTAACATGTTGGATCGCATGCCGTTAACATTCAGCTTGGACTGATTAACTCGTTTTTTTTCTGCTATTTTATAATCATGAAATAAAGTGTGCCAACGTTAATGATCATTTTGGTAGAGTTAACTTctataatatcattattatctaTAGTAAACGcggacttatttattattatctacttaatattatttgttcgacgaaaatacttattaagttatgtttatgctctaataaaaaattacagattAGTGTTTACATTTaccgatatatatatatttgtcaacTGTCAAACTTTATAGACATCAAAAAATACGTTTTCCGCAACGTATCGTTATAACCGGCGTTATGATAGTTTCAAATACGttataagaattattttttcctCAACGTTTTGTTATAAGCCGGTGTTATGATTGTTTATTGAACCGGTATATGGTAACCGAATATgcgttacaaaaaaatataaatgtggtttaaaaagttatattcgGGTAACATCCGGTTAACAGGTAAAATTTACTATGGTTGAATTTCctgtttatttctataaaaaaacaatccttCCGGTTGATAAACTATCAATTCTTCAATCGTTATTATTCTTTATCTTTctgatttttagtttatatgcGACTAGAtcctgtattttaaaatattaatcaaacTCAAATATAATCCAAACGCCTACCTAAAGCCTGTTTCTCTATGCAGTATACTTGCACTGTAAAAACTGTCATACAATACTAGATTTTGCTCAATTGACaacttttttatagattatagAAAGTGCAGAACGGTCAATTGTCAAAccacagttaacaaataagctATCGTATAGAGATTTAGCGCGGGTAAGATTCAGGGTGATATTTAAACTATGAATGTCACATATGTGTTCATTATGACTACGCAATAATATACACAATGCCAaatctttaaattttcaattaacaTGAAATATACAATCACTTTAATAGCTCTTCTGTACCGTCTCGATTTCtgcatataaatttaaaatttaaaatacaattcatGACTCGGTCTTGAGCACaaataaaagtatgtattaaaCTACTAAAAGAATGACCACTATTATGCAAATGCAGTTTCAGAAACCGCATTAACATCTTCCAAATGATTGTATAACAAAGTATGTCCGACAGAGCGTGTTTTCGTAGAATTTCTCAGACATTTCGTCACTTTCACGATCAATTTCTCTCATAACTTTCCACACCCGCTGTTGGGACACCTTTTAAGCATATACCAAAAGATTGgactgtaaataattttttttagttatgtatatacataactaaaaaaaaatatttacagttGTTTTGGGTTTGTATATACAAACCCAAAAATCTTTGTGAATGAACAGAATAAGATGAGTTGTTCTTGTTATGGAGCCCAGTactaaatatgttattttttttaagactaaCAAGGTCATCAGCCTTTTGCAtccacacaaaaaatatttagaatttcACGGTAGCCTATCATACAGCATAGGATAAAACGTgccaacatttattttctaaactccactttcataatatgtatgttagaatatttaaCTAGTTTCTAAGCTTTCGTTTCCagccaataaaaaatacttttatcgAGACTAAAATACTAAGACTTAACTTTAAATTGAAGTTGATGACGAAAGCAATGAAGGCcattaatagataatagaGCAGTATTAGCCAGGTCGTTAAGAGTGTGTCTAGCCACTAatggatttttattatctgTGTAATTAAGATTTGCTCGTGTCTGTAGTAGATCCAAAAATTGTCGCGTAGAagtattaacaaataaattaataaagtaacaAATGCATGAACGTGGCTGCCCTATGTCTGAGTGAAGGCTTAtggaaattaatatcaaaaaatGCCAAATTAAAATGCGGTATATCGTACTTCCTTATAGCTTTTTGTGGTCAGCTAACCACCACAATCGAATTTCATAGAAAAGCAATTTGTAGTCTATGAAAATGATTCAATGGAATCATTagttaattaacataaatgaCTTTGATTTCGTTAATGATAATGACATAATTGCGTAATATTATACCCCGAAGTGCGTGAAAAACCTCAAGTTAACTCGGACcaggtaaacattttttgcTAGCAGGTAAACTTTTAATGATACAAAAAGTGCTTTAAGTTACAAGTTCCTTTAAGAGAAGTTGATTATGGGCCAGGTGTATGggtaaaaatgaatatttcaTGTTAAGTTATAGAATATAACGCTTATGTTTTGGACATATCAATATTTATCCAACAATAATCTAACACAAAGTTATTTGGGTAAAAGTGGGGATTTTAAgtgaaatgaaataatatttaacgtaCATAATATGAAAACGATATACGAATAAGCAAATATACTTTTAAGGCGTGATATTTTCTTACGAACAGGTTTGAAAGAAGATATAGCGGATATTTTTAGAACTTTCTCCCAACGGATcgtattaatttctttttcatcggaaattttaatgataaatattatgtggCTGTTAATGTCTGTGGTTCAGTAGCGGATTTGTTTAAACCCAAAATTCTTGGGTTCGAATCAGCTAGTATGAGAAATGACTATTCTGCCCCATGCCCCGCAGTGGGGTTACGGGACTTTATTAATACAGTTACATGAATGCACAATATTGTGCTGTTTGTCTGTTTTTAATACGTGCATATTTATGCGTAACGTGACTACTGTAACGGTGAAGATGGCTTTGACTTGAATGTTATtgctttaaattattgttagttTTGTATTGACACCGATAAAGTATTGTATTATTACAAAGTTTAAATGTAATGTTTATCAGTTATTGTggtttggtaattattttaatgaaggATAAACTAATGCTTAGTTTTATTAACTTGAGCCTTGAAGCgcagattatttttttaaaattcaaactaCCCCccaattaatttattggttaatattttatgcaaatgtTTTTATCTATGCCATACAATTCaatgtataatattgtaatacaaaTTTACCTGTATATTACTGCGTCTTACTTCCACGTACAACCAGTTATCTGTTGAAAACGCTATTGCCATTAAGGCAGCAGCCACGATAGCTGTAATAGTCGCTATAGACAAAGTTACCGCCGAGCAAGGCATTTCTACAACCTTCAAAagactatttaagataaaaaagaaaaggaGGTACGCAAACACAATCACAACACAGTAATTCTTGCTTAGTTCACCTAAACAGCATTTTCGTGAACACTTTACGCAACGGGGAACACGACAGCACTCTcacgaaataataaaaactcatATAAATGCGGTCATCGCCTGCAGCGTACCAAGATCGCGCGCGTTACTTCTTTGCCTACTTCGAAGTGACTTGCCTTGCCGCTCTCTTGCGGATGTGAAACTTTAGAAAATGAATAAGCGCACCCAGCGGATGGAATGCGATTTAAAAACCGGTTATATGATACCAGATGTAAAAGGTACAAAGTGTTGctgtagtttaatttaaatataattatagttaacCTAACTAGTTTCCCgactttttactattttaatattttatttcttggatgatttatatattattagaacTGTTGTAAATTATCTGATGCGATGATATGATCTAAATACTTTGATAATTGACACCACGACCTATCATTTATCAAATGTCACTGTCAACTGAGAATTTGCGGAATGTATTGTTTGGAATTTTGTTGTTGATATTTTTCGAAACTGTGTTCGAAATacttgtaaattattaaagataaatcaaaatcttaaaataaaatagttgtaaatacttaaaaaaatatggctGAAACTCAAGATTATGAAAAGTATGATCAAATTCTTACATCAATTTTAGAAGGGGAAAAGTCAATTATCGGTTTCCTTTCTGCTATATTTGGCTTTCTAGCCAGACGGTAAGTCCAATAAAGCTAATTTAAAAGaggtgtttaatttatttagttaattgtGTGTTGTATATTTTCAGAACTGATTTCTACTACACCCCAGAAGGTCCATATGAGAATATGGGGTTTCCACCTGGAGTCGCTGAAGAACTTGTTGTCAAAGTTTTGCGTAAATGTGACCCAAAGAACTGGAAACTATCAGAAGGCGAAGAAAATGATTTAAGCAATGAAATAATGTGTTCAACTGTTGCTCAGGAAGTTGAAATTGTTGATGAACAACAAGATAATTTCAGAGCAAACCCTACACAAGAAACACAACAAAGTGTTATTGATGAGGCAGTTCACAAAGCACCGGAAACAAAGAAGGTTCCAATAATACCAAATGATTATAAACCTCCAGTCATTCCAGTGCAAAATAGTGAATCTTATAATGGAGCAGCGAGAGATAAATATACGTGGTCCCAAACAATTATGGATCTAGGtaactattattttctataactTCAGAATTCCAATTCAcaaatataattcatttaaagttttattttagatgTTATCATAAACCTGCCTGCAAATGTAAGGTCAGCAAAAGACTTGAAAGTCACAATAAATCCTGGAGATATTTCTGTTATAACCAGAAAccaagatattattataaaagattcacttccttttaaaattaaaacactaGAATGCCTTTGGAGTATTAGTGAAGGAAgacttttaattcatttaggtaaGTAATATAGCTAATAAGACTTATAtatggtttaatttttttgtgtatataaatataacaggtATGGTTAGGATTGCGTTGAATTTCagtattgaaattatattatattctttttcATTCTACCTTGAATAATTATAGTCGGTATTCAACAATGAATATTACTATACTCAATATAAACTTTACCTTTCAGAAAAAGTGCAAGAGCGTTGGTGGGacagattattaaataatgaggAACCAATCAATTTAGACAAAATTGATTGCTCAAGAGCTTTAAATGAATTACCAGAAGATCACATTGCAAAGGTAATTGTTgctaaataatttgtgtttcCATTGTCTGTACAGCTACTGAAATGGAATTATCATAGAATTAACCTctcatatttcatataaagCTGAAAATTTACactgta from Pieris napi chromosome 15, ilPieNapi1.2, whole genome shotgun sequence encodes the following:
- the LOC125056859 gene encoding nudC domain-containing protein 3, which gives rise to MAETQDYEKYDQILTSILEGEKSIIGFLSAIFGFLARRTDFYYTPEGPYENMGFPPGVAEELVVKVLRKCDPKNWKLSEGEENDLSNEIMCSTVAQEVEIVDEQQDNFRANPTQETQQSVIDEAVHKAPETKKVPIIPNDYKPPVIPVQNSESYNGAARDKYTWSQTIMDLDVIINLPANVRSAKDLKVTINPGDISVITRNQDIIIKDSLPFKIKTLECLWSISEGRLLIHLEKVQERWWDRLLNNEEPINLDKIDCSRALNELPEDHIAKVRELQWNQEQKMKGLPTSDEIRNIELLKKAWNSPGSPFLGKEFDPNVLYKP